Genomic window (Candidatus Saccharibacteria bacterium oral taxon 488):
AAAAATCGTAACTTATAGCCGCCGCAACACGGTCGCGCGTTTCTTGTCGTAGGTCTTCTGGGATTTGTGCAGAGTTTCAGAATGAGAATCAAACCAAATAGTTATATCATCCGTTAGCTTTAATAATTCGAGACCGGTTTTTGTTAATTTATATTCAACTCGCGGCGGAATTGTCGGATAGAAAAAGCGCCGGACGATGTCGGCGCGTTCTAGCTGTTTGAGGTGCTCGGTGAGCACTTTTTGAGTCACTCCCGGAAGAGAACGGTGCAATGCAGAATAGCGCTTAGTCTCAACACCAAGCGAAAGAATAATTGCGATAGTCCATTTGCGAAACAGTAGGCTTGTCATGAAATCGCGCGAATCGGCGTACTGATTTTTGGATACAGTAGTTTTTGTCATGGTTACCTCCCATTGATGTAAATGTATATTTGGCGCAGAATGGCTGATATAAAATATCTCTGGAGATGCCCTCCAGAGATGTGTATTAATAATGACCTCTAGGTAAATATAGCAGATTTTTGGTCAAATGTCAAAATATTGCCCGGATAAACGCCTAAGTGTAAGTTATTAAAAGTACCTCGTGAAATTTATGCTGTGTTTAAGAAAATACTAACAATCCTATGCTATACTTAGATACACATGGCTTCAAAAAATATTATTCACCATTATAGTTCGGGAGGGGTTATCGTTAAAGATAATGAGGTTCTTATAATTGAATCACTACAGCCAGCCAAGGAATATTCTTTCCCTAAAGGCTCTATAGAACCCGGAGAACATAGCCGTGACACTGCAGTGCGAGAGATACTCGAGGAAACTGGATACCACGCAACGATCCTAGGATTTATTGATACCCTAATATATGAATTCTCAACAGGTGATGGCCACGTAGCAAAAGAGGTTTCATACTATGCTATGTCTATTAATAGTTCAGTACCTCGACAAGAACAACAGCTTCAGCCAGGAGAAAATATACGCCCCTTGTGGGTCAGCTTACCAAAAGCTTTTCAACTCCTCACCCACAAAAACACGAGACAACTTCTTGCCATGGCAATTAAAATGTATCATCACTGAAGCAACAGCTGTTTACAGACTCCTCTATGGTGTAGTGCGAGAAAAAGTAATTTGCTAGGATAAATATGGTACTTCTATCCTCTGGAGACATAGCAGCAACATTAAAAACAGTCAACAACCTCAGAGACATCATTACACACACCTCTCTATTAATTTTGCTAAGAATACTTTTGTCTATGCCTTTTATATAGTACTCCATATAATCACGAATTATTCTTTGACGCGATGTATTGAGTCTTATCCACGCCCTACCGTCAGTATAAGTGATTTCTTTAGATCTGTTTAGCGGATTAGGCTCAGGATTCGCCCATTTCGCATATAG
Coding sequences:
- a CDS encoding helix-turn-helix transcriptional regulator produces the protein MTKTTVSKNQYADSRDFMTSLLFRKWTIAIILSLGVETKRYSALHRSLPGVTQKVLTEHLKQLERADIVRRFFYPTIPPRVEYKLTKTGLELLKLTDDITIWFDSHSETLHKSQKTYDKKRATVLRRL
- a CDS encoding NUDIX domain-containing protein; amino-acid sequence: MASKNIIHHYSSGGVIVKDNEVLIIESLQPAKEYSFPKGSIEPGEHSRDTAVREILEETGYHATILGFIDTLIYEFSTGDGHVAKEVSYYAMSINSSVPRQEQQLQPGENIRPLWVSLPKAFQLLTHKNTRQLLAMAIKMYHH